A genomic stretch from Setaria viridis chromosome 1, Setaria_viridis_v4.0, whole genome shotgun sequence includes:
- the LOC117846967 gene encoding uncharacterized protein, which produces MGRGCAVALAAAAALLVSLPMLLVLPPDADTYEQESRQMFMEWKDRFKKTYKYAGEEECRYAVFKESRCRVAWARADGVTTSSLNGLAARSNEEIQHGHRVRKGEGSYEQETRWMFVGWKAKYGKTYRDVGEEECRYRLFKGNRRIVVRLNAAAAARQNAYNINQFGDLTNEEVRESCYPEMVDQELSARCQAAPPPRPRLRPWEADLYQAEEDLDLDKAIEDVADLAYEDEGTTDCGNNEAGADIGEDLFLALRLICQS; this is translated from the exons ATGGGGCGGGGCTGTGCGGTTGctctcgcggcggcggcggcgctgttggTGTCGCTGCCTATGCTGCTGGTGTTGCCACCAGACGCGGACACGTATGAGCAGGAGAGCCGTCAGATGTTCATGGAGTGGAAGGACAGGTTCAAGAAGACCTATAAATACGCCGGCGAAGAGGAGTGCCGCTACGCGGTGTTCAAGGAGAGCCGCTGCCGCGTCGCCTGGGCCAGGGCCGACGGGGTGACCACATCTAGCCTCAACGGTCTCGCTGCCCGCTCCAATGAGGAGATCCAGCACGGGCACAGGGTCCGGAAGGGGGAGGGATCGTACGAGCAGGAGACCCGCTGGATGTTCGTGGGGTGGAAGGCCAAGTACGGCAAGACCTACAGAGACGTCGGTGAGGAGGAATGCCGGTACCGGTTGTTCAAGGGCAACCGCCGCATCGTCGTTCGGCtcaatgccgccgccgctgccaggcAAAACGCGTACAACATCAACCAATTCGGTGACCTAACCAACGAGGAGGTCCGCGAAAGCTGCTACCCGGAGATGGTGGACCAAGAGCTGAGCGCCAGGTGCCaagccgccccccccccccgacccaGACTCCGACCATGGGAGGCGGATTTGTACCAG GCTGAGGAAGACCTGGATCTAGACAAGGCCATTGAGGATGTCGCAGACTTGGCCTACGAGGATGAGGGTACCACGGATTGTGGTAATAACGAGGCTGGTGCTGACATCGGGGAGGATCTTTTTCTGGCGTTGAGGCTGATCTGTCAAAGCTAA